The DNA region TGCAATAACCGATTCTACAAGTTCTCCGCTTACTGATTATGCTGATGCACTTTTGCTTGCTAAAAGCGACATGGCTTCATTTGCCGATTCGTTAGTTGCGCCTTTAAGTCTTGTAAATGCGCTTATCGCCGCAATTTCTATCAGGAATGTAGATCTTGTTACTCAGACTTTCGGCAAGCTGGAAAAGGTCTGGGAAGACTTTGACGTATACGCTAAAAATACTGAAAATACGGAGAATAACGATGCCAACGAAGACGTATGATGCAGTGATAGTCGGCGGCGGTGCGGCTGGGCTTTTCTGTGGTTGTCAGCTTGCAACGCTCGGCAAAAGCGCTGTTATAATCGAGAAGAATGAACGTTTTGGCAGAAAACTCCGCATAACGGGAAAAGGCAGATGCAATGTCACCAATAATTGTGATGTTGAGACCGTAATGAAGAATATTCCGCGCAATAATCGCTTTATGTATTCATCTCTCAGCCGTTTTACCGCAGAAGATACAATGGCATTTTTTGAAGGAATTGGTGTCCCGCTGAAGACCGAGCGCGGCAACAGAGTTTTTCCTGTAAGCGACAGCGCCCATGATATTGCCGATGCCCTGGTAAATTACTGCCTTGACTGCGGTGTCGAACTTGTCAGCAGGGAAGTGACTTCTCTTATCATCGAGGAAGGCTGTGCTGTCGGGGTTAGATGCGGCGAAAGTGAATATCGAGGCGGAAGCGTGATAATCGCCACAGGAGGACGTTCCTATCCGAAAACCGGTTCTGATGGCTTTGGTTATAAGCTTGCAAAATCAGCAGGTCATCACGTAACACCTATAACGCCGTCACTTTGTCCGATAGTTACCGAAGAAGCCGAAGAATGTGCTGAAATGATGGGGCTTAGCCTTAAAAACTGCACTCTTTCCCTGCTTGAGGATAACAGTAACAAACCGCTTTATGAAGAACTAGGGGAGATGCTTTTTACTCACTTCGGTCTTTCCGGACCCCTTGTGCTTTCGGCAAGCGCACATATCAGGGATATTGAAAAGCACACATATCATATATGTATCGACCTTAAACCCGCACTTTCAAGTGAACAGCTGGACGCACGTATCCTCAGGGATTTTTCCGATTTTCCAAACCGCGAGTTCGGCAATTCTCTAGGAAAACTTCTGCCCGCTAAGATGATACCTGTCATTGTTGCAAGAAGCGGCATACCCTCGGAAAAGCGTGTAAACCAGATAACACGAGAGGAACGCCGTTCTTTGGTTGAAGTCATAAAAAAGCTGACGTTTATTGTAAAACGGCTGCGTCCGATAGATGAAGCGATAATCACCCGCGGAGGTGTTGAACTGTCTGAGATCGATCCGAAAACTATGCAGTCAAAGCTTTGTAAGAACTTATATTTCATCGGAGAAATACTCGATCTTGATGCATACACAGGCGGATTTAATTTGCAGATAGCCTGGTCTACCGCATACGCCTGTGCACAGGCTGTGGAGTATACGGAAGAATAAATAGATCCCTGTTTCGGCTTCATTATGGCTGAACAAAATTAATAAAGGAGTTGTAAATATATGGGAATAAATATTGCACTTGACGGACCTTCGGGTGCCGGAAAATCAACGATCGCAAAAGCTGTTGCCGCGAAAATGCAGTATGTCTACGTTGATACAGGAGCTATGTACCGCGCGGTTGCTTGCTATATGGTATCAAGTGGAACCGATCTTGATGATACTTCTGCGATCATTGGAAAACTTAATGAAATCGCTATAAAACTCGAATATAAGGGCGGTGCCCAGCACGTTATACTTAACGGTGAAGATGTATCGGATAAGATAAGAACTCCCGAGATATCCATGGCGGCATCAAAAACATCTGCTATCCCCGAGGTCAGGACGTTCCTTTTTGATCTCCAGCAGACTATGGCTAAGGAAAATGACATTATCATGGATGGCAGAGATATCGGGACGGTAGTTCTGCCTAATGCGGATGTCAAAATATTCCTCACTGCTTCTGCTGAAGAAAGGGCTAATCGACGTTTCAAGGAACTGCAGGAAAAAGGCGATCCATCGACATATGAGGAAGTTCTGTGTGATATTGAACAGCGCGATTATAACGATACTCACCGCGAGACCGCACCTCTCAAAAAAGCTGATGATGCAATTGAGGTCAATACCACCGAGCTTGATCTTCAGCAGTCGATAGATGAGATATGCCGTGTTATCAACGAGAGGATCGGCGAAAAAAAAAATGATACTCGCGTGAGTGAAAAGAAAGAACGCGCAGCAAAACCTCTTATGGAGATACGTCCTATAACAAAGACCAACAAGGTCAATCCGCTGAGAGTGTTTATTTACGGTCTTCTTCGATGGGTAACCATTGGCATTTACCATATTTATTACGATATAAAGTGGGAGGGCGTAGAGAATGTTCCTAAGGACGGCGGAAATATTTTCGCTTCCAATCACCGCAGTTATCAGGATCCTGTTTTCATTGCGCTTCATGCCAGAGTACCCCTTTCCTATATGGCAAAGGAAGAACTTTTTCAGGGAAATAGAGCATTTAAATGGCTCATAACCAAGCTTGGAGCTTTCCCTGTTGCAAGGGGAAAAGGTGATACAGGTGTTATAGACACATCTATAGAAAAGCTTGAAGCCGGCAGAAATCTCGCTATTTTCCCAGAAGGGACCCGTTCCCGTGACGGTAAAGTCGGCAAGGGAAAAACAGGAGTAGCGCTTATCGCTGCTGTTGCACAGACTAAAATAATCCCTGTTGGTATTACTTTTGAAGGCAAGCTGAAATTCCGTAAGAAAGTGATCGTACGTTACGGAAAACCTATCATTCCTTCTGAGATCGGTGCTGAGAATACAGACAGCAAGTCGCTGAGGGTGTTAAAAAATAAAGTTATGGAAGATATTACTGATTTGGTGAATGAATAATGTTAACTAAATGTAAAATTTCTGTTGCTAAAAGTGCAGGTTTTTGTTTTGGTGTAGACAGAGCGATAAAAATGGTGTATAATGAATTAGATAACCGAAATAATATTGTAACGTTAGGTCCGATCATTCACAATCAGAACGTCGTTGATGACCTTAAAGCGAGAGGGGTATATCCTGTAGAGCTCGATGAGGTCAGAAATGGTCAGACAGTTGTTATACGTTCTCACGGCGTAGGCAGTGATGTTTATGATAAGCTCAAAGAGCTTGACGCTGAGATCGTTGATGCAACTTGTCCCTTTGTTGCAAAGATACATAATATCGCTCGTGAGAAATCTGCTGCGGGTCACGTGATACTGATAGCAGGTGATGCCACTCATCCTGAGGTGAAAGGGATAATGGGACACTGTCTTGGCGAATGTTATGTGTTTGAAAATTGTGGCGAATTTGAAAATTTGGTGAAAATTAAAGATTTTTTGTCAAAAAAGGTTGCAATTTTAGCTCAAACGACGTATAATAAGAATATGTGGAAAGAATGTGTACCGCTTTTCAAAAAATATCTCCCCCATGCGGAGATATGTGAAACGATATGCAATGCCACCAATATCCGCCAGAATGAGGCTGAAGAATTGGCAAAAAAAGCGGATATTATGGTGATAGCGGGCGGAAAACACAGTTCTAATACGCATAAGCTGAAGGCTATCTGCGAACAGCACTGCAAATGTGTTCTCGTAGAGAATGCCGATGATCTGCGAAAATGCGGTCTTGACCTGACCAATGCAAAATTTATCGGGATCTCTGCCGGTGCTTCGACACCCGGCTATATTATAAAGGAGGTACAGGACACTATGAGTGAACTGCTGAACAATGTTGACAATACTGTTGACGAAGAATTTAATCTGGAGGCGATCGATAAGACCCTCAAAAAAATATATCCGGGAGCGAAGGTAGAAGGCACTGTCGAATCTGTGAACGAAACCGAAGTCATCGTTGACATCGGAACCAAGCACACAGGCTATGTTGCACTGAGCGAGCTTACAGATGACCCCGGCAAGAAGCCTGCAGATATCGTAAGCGTTGGCGATACCATTGAGCTGATCGTTATCAAGACAAGTGATACAGATGGTACTGTAATGCTCTCCAAGAAGAGAGTTGACGCAGACAAGAGCTTCCAGAAAATCAAGGATGCTGCTGAGAGCGGTGAGATCCTTGAAGGTATCGTTACCAACGTAGTCAAGGGCGGCGTACTTGTTTCCGCTGACGGCGTAAAGGTATTCGTTCCTGCTTCTCAGGCTGCTCCCAGAAGAGATTTCGATCTCAACGATCTGCTCAAGCAGACTGTTAAGTTCAAGATCCTTGAAGTAAATGACGTTAAGCAGAGAGCTGTCGGCTCTGTAAGAGCTGTAGCAAGAGAAGAAAAGGCTGCTGCACAGTCCAAGTTCTTCGATACTGCTGTTGTAGGCGCTGAGATGGAAGGCGTTGTTAAGTCTATCACAGATTACGGCGTATTCGTTGATCTGGGCGGCGTTGATGGTCTGGTTAGAAGAGCTGACCTCAGCTGGAACAGGATCAAGCATCCTTCCGATGTTGTATCTATCGGTGACAAGGTTACAGTTAAGATCAAGGATATCGATCCTGAGACAAAGAAGGTATCCCTTACATATAAGAAGGATTCCGAGAATCCTTGGGAGATCTTTGTTAACAACTACGAGGTAGGTCAGGACGTTAAGGCAACTATCGTTTCCATAACCTCTTTCGGTGCATTCGCACAGATCATTGATGGTATCGATGGTCTTATCCACATCTCTCAGATCGCTAATCAGAGAGTAAATAACGTTGCTGATATCCTTGCTGTCGGCGATGTTGTTGACTGCCGCATAACTGAGATAGATGCTGATAAGAAGAGAATCAGCCTCTCCAGAAGAGCTCTGCTTGATGATGAGGAAACTGAGGAGACCGACGCTGAATAATCAGCATTAATTTAATGGGGACGGTCATCGTCCCCATTTTTTTGTGAAAAATAAAGAGCTGAACCGGTTATTAATATTACTGTAAGTGAGTTAAATAAGTATATTGTACGGTTTTTGTTTGTTTGCCGCTACATATTTTGTAATCAACAGTCTTGCATTATTCTGTGAAATATGGTATAATATAATTGATATATAATGTTTGCGGTGAAACGCAGTCAGTATTGGAAGGTCTTATTTTATGGAACAAAAAAGAAGAAATAAAACAAAACATAGAAAACGAGGAACACACCCTGCTGTTCATATACTGAAAGCTATGGGTACGCTTCTCCTGTCGATTTTTTTGATCATAGTGATTACTATGTCTATCTTTGGCACGGTGCTTACTATCTACGTTCTGAATTTTGCTGATACTACTACTGATATCATGCTTGAAAAGAGCGTTGAAAGTAATATAACAAGATTCCTCTACGATAATCCCGATTATGATGAGGAGACAGATGAACCCCAGGATAAGTATGTGCTGTATTATACTTTGAGAAATGAATACAAGCACCAACTGTGGGTCGATTTGGATCAGATACCTCAGGTTGTACAGGACGCATTTGTGTATACAGAGGACGAGCGTTTCTATGCCCATGACGGTGTTGACTTCAAGAGTACTTTTGCCGCTTTTGTAAATGCTTTCCTGCCTAATCGTGCAAGACGAGGCGGTTCTACTATCACTCAGCAGACTATCAAGAATCTAACTGGCGATGATGCTGTTTCAGGCGTTCAGGGTATCGAACGTAAGATACGTGAGGTATTTCGTGCGATAAACGTTGAGAAGACCTATACTAAAGATGATATTCTCGAGGCTTATCTCAATGTAGTTCCGCAGGGTACCTCTAAATATGATATAATTGGTGTGCAGTCTGCTGCAAATTTCTATTTCGGTAAAGATATTTCCGAACTTGATCTTGCTGAAGCAGCTTGTCTTGCAGGAATGAATAATGCACCATCTGCGAATAACCCTATTGATAATATCAAAAATAATAATATTAGACGAAAATATTGTCTTGATCATATGTATAAAGCTGGAGCTATCGATTCTCAGGAGTATGAAGATGCTCTTAATGAGCCATTGGAGATCGCCGGTAATTTTGATTATTCCAGTGAGACCATTTACGATGGTGAGCTTGAAGATCAGGGTATGACTGACTGGTATCTCGATGCAGCGATTCTGGAAGCAAGGCAGAGAATTGCTTCCGAGAGAGGCATTACTACTGATGAAGCAGCTGAACTGATATCAAACGGTGGTTTCACTATCTATACCTGTGTAGATATTGATATGCAACATGAGATTGAAAAGAAAATGCAGGATGCAAGCAATTTCACCACATGGTATATGGATCCTGCGGATGATACCCTATGGTCAGCCTTTGTTTGTATGGATTATAAAGGTAATGTTAAAGCTGTCTGCGGTTCTCGTTCTGAGAAAGATGAGATACTTGGTTGGAACCAGGCTGTTAACGGTGCAAGATCTCCGGGTTCTTGTATAAAGCCAATTGCTTCTTATGCACCTGCGCTGGATCAGGATCTTATCACTATGACATCGTCATATAACGATAAGCCTATCAAGCTAAACGGTAAAGACTGGCCTGTAAACTATTCTGAATTTGATGCCTCTCAGGGTAACTGGTCATATAAGAATTTCTACACATATCAGATGTTGCTTAAATCTCTTAATACCATGCCTGCGCAGCTGATCGATCAGCTTACACCCTCATATTCATATAATTTCCTGAAAAGTAAGCTTGATATAACTAATCTGTTAGATACAGATAATGACTATGCTCCACTTACTGTTGGCGCTTTCGGTTATGGACTTCATCTTGATGAGCTTGTTGGTGCATATATGATCTTCGGAAACGGGGGCAAAAAGTACGAAAAAAGTTATATTTATAAGATTGAAGATGCAGCTGGAAAAGTAATTTACGAGAAAACTGATGGTTACAAGCAGGCTGTTTCTGACAGTACAGCTTATATAATGAATCGAATGATGCAGTATGTTATCAACGACAAAGAAGGTACAGGTAGATACGCTAAGCTGAAGAAGACAGATCTTGTTGGTAAGACAGGTACTTCGGAGAAATGGCGTGACCTTAATTTTGTAGGATGTACACCAGACTATGTTTCAGGTATTTGGGTAGGATATAATGAGAATAATGAGGATGGTGAGCCTCGTTCTGTTTCGTCAACTGATTATCAGAACATTGGTGCTATCTGGAAGAATATCTTCGGAGATATCGCTGAATCGGAACCACACAAGAGTTTTGATGAAGAAGGCTGTTTCCCGATGCCCGATACTGTAGTTAAGCTGAACTTCTGTACAAGTACGGGACTTATAGCTACCGATCGCTGCGGAAGTCAACAGGTAGGCTATTTCAAGGCATCAAATGTTCCCGGTTATTGTTACCACTAAAAAATTTTACCGTTATGTTGATGGTATCGACCTCCGTACCATAAAGTACGGAGGTCTTATTTTGAAAGGTCAAATATGAATAATTTAAGACTATGTATCCCTTGTCACTTTGGACTTGAAAAGACTTTGAAATTCGAGATCGAAAGGATAGGAGGGGAGAACCTTACCGTTACTGACGGCAAGGTCACATTCAGCGGCGATTATAATACCGTCGCAAAAGCAAATCTGTGGGTCTCCACAGGTGAGAGAGTGCTTATCGAACTCGCTTCATTTAATGCCCGCAGTTTTGAGGAGCTTTTTCAGGGAGTTATGAATATCCCACTTGAAGATTTCATTGGAAAGTATGATGCTTTTCCGGTAAAGGGATATTCACTGGATTCTCAGCTGCATTCTGTGCCCGATTGTCAGAAGATAATAAAAAAAGCCTGTGTAAAGCGGCTTGAAAAAGTCTACGGTATCTCATACTTCGAGGAAACAGGTGCTAAACATCAGCTGCAATTCTCGCTTATGAAAGATGTGTTTACTCTGTACCTCGATACCACAGGTGAAGGTCTTCACAAGCGCGGATACCGCAGAAATTCCAATGCGGCACCAATCAAGGAGACTCTTGCCGCAGGTATAATTGATCTTGGCAGAGTGAGGTCGGATTCAATAGTGTGCGATCCTATGTGTGGTTCGGGTACATTCCTTATCGAATCAGCATACAAGGCACTTAAAGTCGCTCCCGGTATTCGCAGAAATTTTGCGGCACAGAAGTGGGAGCAGATTCCCGAAAAGGTTTGGCAGAATGCTCGTTCGGAAGCTATGGACATGATCGATAAGCAGGGAAGTTTCAAGGCTTTCGGTTTTGATATCGATGATATTGCAGTTGAGCTTACAAGAGATAATGCCAAAAAGGCAGGAGTCGGTTCTAAGCTTACAGTCAAGCAGCAGGATATCAGAAAGTTCGTTCAGCCAGATCAGTGTATAACTTTCTGCAATCCTCCCTATGGCGAAAGATTGTTGGAGATACGTGATGCTGAAGAACTGTACAAACGTCTCGGTGAGAGATTACAGCCCTCAAGGGAAAGACCTTGCTACATAATCTCGCCCCATGAAGAGTTTGAAAAATTCTTTGGAAAAAAGGCAGACAAGAAACGTAAGCTCTACAACGGCATGATTAAATGCGACCTGTATATGTATTTTAAATGATGGATATTGAAGAAGCAAAGCAGATACTTTCTGATAATTTTAATCCTGACAAGGAAAATTCTTTTACATATATCATGTATGAAAAATCTCGTTTTCCTAAAGAGCAATTCTGGCAGGTCTATGAGAGCATAGAATGTCTGGTACAGAACAAGGTTTTCAGCCGTGAACTAGCTGAACAAGTAACATATTGTTATGAACGCTTTCTAAAAGAGATTATTTATCATCTTGATGGTGGCGGTATACACATTCTTAGAGATTTGCCTGAAAATTTTTATGCTTATATAGAACGTTTTGATGATATAAAACTACGTTTCTATAGAGGTTCATGTGAATTGAGCGACGAGAGTTCCTTTGAACTGGAAAGATATGGGTAAGGAGAAAAATGTATACACTAAATAATATTGACGGCATTGTTTTTGATATGGACGGTGTTATATTTGATACAGAAGCAGTTTGTATGGAGTGCTGGCTCAAAGTCGGCAATCGATACGGACTTGAAAATGTTGAATATTATGTAAGACTTTGCACCGGGCGAAATGAAAAAGATACCGAGCGAATCGTCACCGAAGCTTATGGCGATAAGCATGATATAAAAAAGCTTCGTGCGGAAGTAAATGATGAAGTTCAGGCTACTTTAAAGAAAGGTGTTCCTCTCAAAGCGGGAGCTAGAGAAGTTCTTGAATGGCTTCACGAAAGCGGAGTTAAGATCGGGCTTGCATCTTCTACTCGTTACGATGTTATAGTAAGAGAAATGACAGAAGTAGGTCTTCTGCACTGTTTTGATGCGATAATCGGCGGTGATATGGTTGAAAAATCCAAGCCCGAGCCTGATATATACATTACGGCTTGCAGGAAGCTTGGATTTGACCCCAAGAATACCTTTGCAGTTGAGGATTCCCGTAATGGAATAATCTCTGCAAGTGCTGCGGGCATGATGCCTATACTTATCCCCGATCTTATTGAACCTGATGAAGAAATGCTTGAAAAAGCTTATGTCAAGCTTGATAGTTTGATGGAATTTAAAGATAAAATGTTAAGTACAGGTTTATAAACCTGACAAATAAAGGAGGTACAAAAAATGCGTTACGAAATTCAAGGCGAGCCGCTGCCCGTTGTCATCTGCTATCTGAATAACGGTGAGGCGATCAAATGTCAGCAGGGAGCTATGAGCTGGATGAGTCCCAACATGAATATGTCCACCAATGCAGGCGGTGGAATAGGAAAGGCTCTTTCACGTGCTTTTTCGGGTGAATCTATGTTCCAGAATGTTTACACTGCTACCAATGGCGACGGTATGATCGCTATGGCTTCAAACTTCCCCGGTGCTATTAAGCCCATGGATGTTTCTCAGATGCCGATCGTTGCTCAGAAATCAGCTTTCCTGGCAAGTGAGATGGGCGTTAATATGGAGATATTCTTCCAGAAGAGACTTGGTGCAGGCTTCTTCGGCGGTGAGGGCTTCATTATGCAGAAGTTCTCAGGTCAGGGTACAGTTTTCCTTGAACTTGATGGTTCTATAGTTGAGTATCAGCTGGCACAGGGTCAGTCGATGCTTGTTGACACAGGTTGTCTTGCCGCTATGGAAGCTTCATGCTCCATTGATATCGAACAGGTTGCAGGCATAAAGAACAAGCTGTTCGGCGGTGAAGGCTTCTTTAATACAAGAGTTACCGGTCCAGGTCACGTATGGCTCCAGACAATGCCTGTTGGCAATCTTGCAGGTGCTATCAGACCTTATATTCCTACCGGTTCCTGATATGTACATATATTATATCCCCGTCTTTTGGCGGGGATATTTTTATACAAAAAAGGCGGAAAGCATGAAATCTTTCCGCCATGTATCCTATTGCCTTTCGCTCATCGCCATCAATCCCGCGATCATCAGGTCGTGATCGGTGGTGATCTTGAAATTCATGGGTTCTCCTTGAACTATGTGTATGGGATAGCCACATTCCGTCAGTATACCGCAGGTATCCGTCAGTATACTAAGCTTTTCGTCTCCGAGCTTTCGTATGCACTCGCATAAAGTTGATATCTCAAATGTCTGAGGTGTCTGAGCTCTCATTAGCTGCTTGCGTGGAAGATTCTCAGTAACGGTCATACCGTCAGTAGTTCTGATAACAGTGTCATCTGATGGTATATAAGTTCCACAGGCTGCTGTCTTCATCGCCGTTTCAATATTTTCGCGAATAATTTTCTCACTGACGAATGGTCGTACTGCATCGTGTGTGATAAGCACATCGCCCTTATTTATACCGAACAGAGCTGTGACCTCACGCAGGATATTCATGACAGTTCCGTTCCTGTCCTTACCACCCGTTACCAGCCGAACACGCTTTGTGCTGATGTTGAATTCTTCCAGAAGCTTGTCAGCATAGTCATACCAGTCGGGATTGATACCAACGTATATCCTCTCTATCTCGCCTATCTCCTCAAATGCACGTATCGTCCTGATAAGTATTGGCACACCGCCTATTTCGATGAATTGCTTTGGCTTGTCGGCATTTTTTATACGTGTGCCGCTTCCGCCAGCGACTATTCCTGCAAAGATCATACTACCCCTCCTTTGGTATATAATAGGTATCATCACCGCAGAAAAGCATCCTTGCTGCCTGCGGGTATTTTTCTTAACATATAATAAACATTGTAAGCATCAGGATAAGGACTTATCATGCCCATCATGGAAAGTATGAACAGTATACTGTTCATCGCACTGTTATCTGCTGGACTTAGCTGAAAAAATATCAGCGGAACTATCCCGAGTATGTATGGTAAAAGTGACATAAGCGCAAATCTTTTTCTGCTAAGTGGACATGAAGCAAGAGCTACGCAGGCAAACTGTCTGACGATGCCCACGCTTACAGTTGTATTTCTTGGGTAAACTACAGCGTGCAAAAGTTCGTGAAGTATAAGGGAAGCTGATGATATCGCAAGTCCTATGATAGACCAGGGTAAACTAATGACATTGATTTTTGCTGTATAACATTTTACCACCATAGATATCATGCATATCATGAATGAGCAGGCTGCAAAAGGTGCAGCTTTCATCATCATATCTCCGATAGAATTTGGCAGATCAGTTTTTACTGCATTGTTTGGCAGGGGAGCGCTCTGAAATTTTTCGATGTCTTTCTGATCTATTATCCCTATCCATCTTATCTTTGGCATAAGTTTACTCCATTATAAAAGATTTATCGGATACATACGGTCCGTTATCAACTGAGCAGAATATTTTTACCTGTGATATTCATTTGCTGTATTCTTCTTTAAGTATAGCGTATATGTAAAAATCGTTATACCCTCTCTCTTTTGAAGGATATACCTGTTTGAATTCTGCTTCTCGCCGCATACCAAGTCTTTCGCAAAGTTTGAAAGATCTTTCATTGCGGACATCTATTTCAGCCATTATCCGCCTTGCACCAATTTTATCGAATGCATATCGGATAAAAGCTCCGACGCTTTCGCAGGCGTACCCATTGCCTTGATAATTCCTGTTGAAAGTATAACCTATCTCGTAAGTGCCATACTCTCTCTTGGAAAAGTATATTTTACCGATGACTTTGCTATCAAGTACAACAGCAAAAAATTCACTGCATCCGTAAGTATCTCTGCAAGATCATCGCCGTCAGCGGATCTGAATCTTCTGACAGAGAGTCGTTTTTTTCCGAAAAGAATATCCATAGTTAGCTTACATATATAACAAACGGGCGCAGAACGCCCGTTAAGTTATACTAAATTAATTACCTTTTTTGATATCGTACTTGTCAAGCAAAGCAGATATCTTCTTGTGAGGATCGATGACCTCAGATATGGAAGCATCATGGTTAAGTG from Ruminococcus albus AD2013 includes:
- a CDS encoding NAD(P)/FAD-dependent oxidoreductase, which gives rise to MPTKTYDAVIVGGGAAGLFCGCQLATLGKSAVIIEKNERFGRKLRITGKGRCNVTNNCDVETVMKNIPRNNRFMYSSLSRFTAEDTMAFFEGIGVPLKTERGNRVFPVSDSAHDIADALVNYCLDCGVELVSREVTSLIIEEGCAVGVRCGESEYRGGSVIIATGGRSYPKTGSDGFGYKLAKSAGHHVTPITPSLCPIVTEEAEECAEMMGLSLKNCTLSLLEDNSNKPLYEELGEMLFTHFGLSGPLVLSASAHIRDIEKHTYHICIDLKPALSSEQLDARILRDFSDFPNREFGNSLGKLLPAKMIPVIVARSGIPSEKRVNQITREERRSLVEVIKKLTFIVKRLRPIDEAIITRGGVELSEIDPKTMQSKLCKNLYFIGEILDLDAYTGGFNLQIAWSTAYACAQAVEYTEE
- the cmk gene encoding (d)CMP kinase — encoded protein: MGINIALDGPSGAGKSTIAKAVAAKMQYVYVDTGAMYRAVACYMVSSGTDLDDTSAIIGKLNEIAIKLEYKGGAQHVILNGEDVSDKIRTPEISMAASKTSAIPEVRTFLFDLQQTMAKENDIIMDGRDIGTVVLPNADVKIFLTASAEERANRRFKELQEKGDPSTYEEVLCDIEQRDYNDTHRETAPLKKADDAIEVNTTELDLQQSIDEICRVINERIGEKKNDTRVSEKKERAAKPLMEIRPITKTNKVNPLRVFIYGLLRWVTIGIYHIYYDIKWEGVENVPKDGGNIFASNHRSYQDPVFIALHARVPLSYMAKEELFQGNRAFKWLITKLGAFPVARGKGDTGVIDTSIEKLEAGRNLAIFPEGTRSRDGKVGKGKTGVALIAAVAQTKIIPVGITFEGKLKFRKKVIVRYGKPIIPSEIGAENTDSKSLRVLKNKVMEDITDLVNE
- a CDS encoding bifunctional 4-hydroxy-3-methylbut-2-enyl diphosphate reductase/30S ribosomal protein S1, translated to MLTKCKISVAKSAGFCFGVDRAIKMVYNELDNRNNIVTLGPIIHNQNVVDDLKARGVYPVELDEVRNGQTVVIRSHGVGSDVYDKLKELDAEIVDATCPFVAKIHNIAREKSAAGHVILIAGDATHPEVKGIMGHCLGECYVFENCGEFENLVKIKDFLSKKVAILAQTTYNKNMWKECVPLFKKYLPHAEICETICNATNIRQNEAEELAKKADIMVIAGGKHSSNTHKLKAICEQHCKCVLVENADDLRKCGLDLTNAKFIGISAGASTPGYIIKEVQDTMSELLNNVDNTVDEEFNLEAIDKTLKKIYPGAKVEGTVESVNETEVIVDIGTKHTGYVALSELTDDPGKKPADIVSVGDTIELIVIKTSDTDGTVMLSKKRVDADKSFQKIKDAAESGEILEGIVTNVVKGGVLVSADGVKVFVPASQAAPRRDFDLNDLLKQTVKFKILEVNDVKQRAVGSVRAVAREEKAAAQSKFFDTAVVGAEMEGVVKSITDYGVFVDLGGVDGLVRRADLSWNRIKHPSDVVSIGDKVTVKIKDIDPETKKVSLTYKKDSENPWEIFVNNYEVGQDVKATIVSITSFGAFAQIIDGIDGLIHISQIANQRVNNVADILAVGDVVDCRITEIDADKKRISLSRRALLDDEETEETDAE
- a CDS encoding transglycosylase domain-containing protein, which gives rise to MITMSIFGTVLTIYVLNFADTTTDIMLEKSVESNITRFLYDNPDYDEETDEPQDKYVLYYTLRNEYKHQLWVDLDQIPQVVQDAFVYTEDERFYAHDGVDFKSTFAAFVNAFLPNRARRGGSTITQQTIKNLTGDDAVSGVQGIERKIREVFRAINVEKTYTKDDILEAYLNVVPQGTSKYDIIGVQSAANFYFGKDISELDLAEAACLAGMNNAPSANNPIDNIKNNNIRRKYCLDHMYKAGAIDSQEYEDALNEPLEIAGNFDYSSETIYDGELEDQGMTDWYLDAAILEARQRIASERGITTDEAAELISNGGFTIYTCVDIDMQHEIEKKMQDASNFTTWYMDPADDTLWSAFVCMDYKGNVKAVCGSRSEKDEILGWNQAVNGARSPGSCIKPIASYAPALDQDLITMTSSYNDKPIKLNGKDWPVNYSEFDASQGNWSYKNFYTYQMLLKSLNTMPAQLIDQLTPSYSYNFLKSKLDITNLLDTDNDYAPLTVGAFGYGLHLDELVGAYMIFGNGGKKYEKSYIYKIEDAAGKVIYEKTDGYKQAVSDSTAYIMNRMMQYVINDKEGTGRYAKLKKTDLVGKTGTSEKWRDLNFVGCTPDYVSGIWVGYNENNEDGEPRSVSSTDYQNIGAIWKNIFGDIAESEPHKSFDEEGCFPMPDTVVKLNFCTSTGLIATDRCGSQQVGYFKASNVPGYCYH
- a CDS encoding THUMP domain-containing class I SAM-dependent RNA methyltransferase; its protein translation is MNNLRLCIPCHFGLEKTLKFEIERIGGENLTVTDGKVTFSGDYNTVAKANLWVSTGERVLIELASFNARSFEELFQGVMNIPLEDFIGKYDAFPVKGYSLDSQLHSVPDCQKIIKKACVKRLEKVYGISYFEETGAKHQLQFSLMKDVFTLYLDTTGEGLHKRGYRRNSNAAPIKETLAAGIIDLGRVRSDSIVCDPMCGSGTFLIESAYKALKVAPGIRRNFAAQKWEQIPEKVWQNARSEAMDMIDKQGSFKAFGFDIDDIAVELTRDNAKKAGVGSKLTVKQQDIRKFVQPDQCITFCNPPYGERLLEIRDAEELYKRLGERLQPSRERPCYIISPHEEFEKFFGKKADKKRKLYNGMIKCDLYMYFK
- a CDS encoding HAD family hydrolase, whose amino-acid sequence is MYTLNNIDGIVFDMDGVIFDTEAVCMECWLKVGNRYGLENVEYYVRLCTGRNEKDTERIVTEAYGDKHDIKKLRAEVNDEVQATLKKGVPLKAGAREVLEWLHESGVKIGLASSTRYDVIVREMTEVGLLHCFDAIIGGDMVEKSKPEPDIYITACRKLGFDPKNTFAVEDSRNGIISASAAGMMPILIPDLIEPDEEMLEKAYVKLDSLMEFKDKMLSTGL
- a CDS encoding TIGR00266 family protein; this translates as MRYEIQGEPLPVVICYLNNGEAIKCQQGAMSWMSPNMNMSTNAGGGIGKALSRAFSGESMFQNVYTATNGDGMIAMASNFPGAIKPMDVSQMPIVAQKSAFLASEMGVNMEIFFQKRLGAGFFGGEGFIMQKFSGQGTVFLELDGSIVEYQLAQGQSMLVDTGCLAAMEASCSIDIEQVAGIKNKLFGGEGFFNTRVTGPGHVWLQTMPVGNLAGAIRPYIPTGS